A genomic region of Dioscorea cayenensis subsp. rotundata cultivar TDr96_F1 chromosome 25, TDr96_F1_v2_PseudoChromosome.rev07_lg8_w22 25.fasta, whole genome shotgun sequence contains the following coding sequences:
- the LOC120252922 gene encoding protein BPS1, chloroplastic-like has protein sequence MFFFMGRRRGRSALPCMHPFLYKLKSPSSQCPFSEEAATFRSSLIECLKKLEKSLAESSVSLHWSIEAMNVLKKLQLDLLSFLKRFDLPIFCEVEQDWFNHYMDATITLLDLCNSMKSAISATHRYRMTVSFAIESLSRYEEDDDLSSCMVTLNKIIECKGLETLQQQQQQKRKTVLQHEKTKVCSLMMPLKGCSKKHDKSVSMIIFAAKSVMVILSLLLVSAIVSPVSINMEGDCAFGRKFPELKLFMEMLEALVARFREKSSLSLSSSENGSRLVLVEHEKVDKVVGELKEQVVQGVVEDKERFQSGIELLRSKSAELSESVEMFDAVVDEVFNVVIRGRNEMLGVLKDKGL, from the coding sequence ATGTTCTTCTTCatgggaagaagaagaggaagatcaGCCCTTCCATGCATGCATCCTTTTTTATACAAGCTCAAGTCTCCAAGTTCTCAATGCCCATTCTCTGAAGAAGCTGCCACCTTTCGTTCTTCTCTTATAGAATGCCTTAAAAAACTAGAGAAGTCCTTGGCTGAGAGTTCAGTGTCCCTTCACTGGTCCATTGAAGCCATGAATGTTTTAAAGAAGTTGCAGCTTGATCTTCTATCCTTCCTCAAAAGGTTTgatcttcctatcttttgtgaAGTGGAACAAGACTGGTTTAATCATTACATGGATGCAACCATAACCTTGCTAGATCTCTGCAATTCAATGAAGTCTGCAATCTCCGCAACTCATAGGTATCGAATGACAGTCAGTTTTGCTATTGAAAGCTTGAGTCGATACGAGGAAGACGATGATCTTTCTTCTTGCATGGTAACACTGAACAAGATCATTGAATGTAAGGGGTTAGAAACAttgcagcagcagcaacagcagaaGAGGAAGACTGTGTTGCAGCATGAAAAGACGAAGGTTTGTAGTTTGATGATGCCATTAAAAGGATGCAGTAAAAAGCATGATAAGAGTGTTTCTATGATCATATTTGCTGCAAAGAGTGTAATGGTAATTTTATCATTGTTATTAGTATCGGCGATCGTATCGCCGGTTTCAATTAATATGGAAGGTGATTGTGCGTTTGGTAGGAAGTTCCCGGAACTGAAGTTGTTTATGGAAATGCTCGAGGCATTAGTAGCCCGTTTCCGGGAGAAGAGTTCTCTATCGTTGTCATCATCGGAGAACGGTTCGAGGCTTGTTTTGGTTGAACATGAAAAGGTCGATAAGGTTGTCGGAGAGCTGAAAGAACAGGTGGTGCAAGGGGTTGTTGAGGATAAGGAGAGGTTTCAGAGTGGCATTGAGTTGCTGAGGAGCAAGTCTGCTGAGCTTAGTGAAAGTGTAGAAATGTTTGATGCTGTTGTGGATGAAGTGTTTAATGTGGTGATTAGAGGAAGGAATGAGATGTTGGGAGTTTTGAAGGATAAGGGTCTTTGA
- the LOC120252941 gene encoding LOW QUALITY PROTEIN: protein SDA1 homolog (The sequence of the model RefSeq protein was modified relative to this genomic sequence to represent the inferred CDS: deleted 1 base in 1 codon), translating to MPAPPSSVQLLTPETLLASGKGSERLSLPALQSKMKCDPEGYESELVLLHRHFGSSLQLFRQQSALAPSTDPAVVKDLGDFAMFLAHVSPLYPSHLADFPGELIDLLRSDAGSLPSSLRCHLVQALILLVNRKLVGIEETLELFMDLQILGDRTMRKLAFAHVVHSIRRMNQKHKNEANNRKLQNILFFMLQEEDEARAKRALVVLSDLHRRRVWFDDRTANAICTACFHSSSRILISALSFLLGYEQVEEEEDDSDNSSSEDDTTNQTAQIILSREAVYKAHRKGTTSSKKKKKAKLQRVARSMKKQQRISSENNNSNWYSPLAHLQDAQGFVEKLFSRLQKCNERFEVKMMMLKVIARTVGMHRLILLNFYPFLQKYIKAHQRDVTTLLAAAVQACHDMVPPDAVEPLFRQIVDQFVHDRSRSEAIAVGLNVVREICLRMPLLMNEDLLQDLVLYKKSHEKAISTAARSLIMLFREICPSLLVKKDRGRPTNPKAKPKAFGEVNIETSVPGLELLQNDGNSMPESSDDELNSYDDEDDLPQSNLDSGHDNEAFYESKEDSCRSEDDEEDQAAVSDEEEDDDDTDTLGDSCKGLGPRGCDNSHGIISDDSDSDDDMDDDDSDEDEDDEDTDEEESAQKSLAETADVEEDVEEAANGEDENDMKKAKTLKRKFVDYAGKPNETSLRALKRLAGSNMSPIPSVDDKEILSNEDFQRIKELKAKKEAKLALSRQGLLRKGSDPKLSALKLPSAEQLSLKRVDPAKLEIHVKRKLSKEERLALVKAGREDRVKYQARTATKQNKTGGLSNRQKEHKKAMPLAAKRAKVARSRHEKRKKQNRSGKQFRGKKAWK from the exons ATGCCGGCGCCACCGTCGTCGGTGCAGCTTCTCACGCCCGAGACGCTGCTGGCTTCCGGCAAGGGTTCCGAGCGACTGAGCCTGCCGGCGCTGCAATCAAAGATGAAGTGCGACCCCGAAGGCTATGAATCCGAGCTTGTCCTTCTCCATCGCCACTTCGGCTCCTCTCTCCAGCTTTTCCGACAGCAATCGGCCCTTGCTCCTTCCACTGATCCCGCGGTCGTGAAAGACCTTGGTGATTTTGCTATGTTCCTTGCCCACGTCTCCCCCTTGTACCCTTCCCACCTCGCTGATTTCCCTGGTGAGCTTATTGATTTGCTTCGTTCTGATGCTGGTTCGCTGCCTTCGTCTCTTCGGTGTCATCTTGTGCAGGCTCTCATTCTTCTCGTCAATAGAAAG TTAGTTGGTATTGAAGAAACTCTTGAACTGTTTATGGACCTTCAAATTCTTGGTGATCGAACTATGCGGAAACTGGCTTTTGCCCATGTTGTTCATAGCATCCGAAGAATGAACCAGAAACATAAAAATGAAGCCAACAATCGGAAACTGCAaaacatcttattttttatgCTACAG gaGGAGGATGAAGCAAGGGCTAAAAGGGCTCTTGTTGTTCTTTCTGATCTTCACCGACGCAGGGTGTGGTTTGATGATCGGACAGCTAATGCCATTTGCACCGCATGTTTTCACTCATCATCTAG GATTTTGATATCTGCTCTTTCATTCTTGCTTGGTTATGaacaagttgaagaagaagaggatgacaGTGATAATTCCAGTAGTGAAGATGACACAACTAATCAAACTGCCCAGATTATTCTCAGTAGAGAAGCTGTTTACAAG GCACATCGCAAAGGCACTACTTCcagcaagaaaaagaagaaggcgAAGTTGCAGCGTGTTGCTCGCAGCATGAAAAAGCAGCAACGCATTTCATCAGAGAATAACAATTCAAATTGGTATTCTCCACTTGCTCATCTACAGGATGCACAG ggttttgtaGAGAAATTGTTCTCTCGTCTTCAGAAATGCAATGAACGGTTTGAG GTTAAGATGATGATG TTGAAAGTAATCGCTAGAACTGTGGGGATGCATCGATTAATCCTACTAAATTTCTacccatttcttcaaaaatACATTAAG GCTCATCAACGTGATGTCACAACTCTGCTTGCTGCAGCAGTGCAGGCTTGCCATGATATG gTGCCTCCTGATGCGGTTGAACCATTGTTCAGACAAATAGTAGATCAATTTGTTCATGATCGTTCTCGTTCAGAG GCAATTGCTGTTGGACTGAATGTTGTAAGGGAGATCTGCCTGCGAATGCCTTTG TTAATGAATGAagaccttcttcaagatcttgtCCTGTACAAGAAGTCGCATGAAAAAGCAATTTCAACCGCTGCTCGCTCCTTGATCATGCTATTCAGAGAG ATCTGTCCTTCTCTATTGGTTAAAAAAGACAGGGGCCGGCCTACTAACCCAAAAGCAAAGCCAAAAGCATTTGGAGAAGTCAACATAGAAACCAGTGTCCCTGGTCTTGAGTTGCTACAAAATGATGGTAACTCGATGCCTGAAAGTTCAGATGATGAACTTAATAGttatgatgatgaagatgaccTGCCACAGTCAAATCTTGATTCTGGTCATGATAATGAGGCTTTCTATGAGTCAAAAGAAGATAGTTGTAGGAGTGAAGATGATGAGGAAGACCAAGCTGCAGTttcagatgaagaagaagatgatgatgacacAGATACCCTAGGGGACAGCTGTAAGGGTTTGGGACCACGAGGCTGTGACAACAGCCATGGTATTATTAGTGATGACAGTGACAGTGATGatgacatggatgatgatgattctgatgaggatgaggatgatgaggacacTGATGAAGAAGAATCAGCTCAAAAATCACTTGCAGAAACGGCAGACGTTGaggaagatgttgaagaagcaGCAAATGGCGAGGATGAGAATGACATGAAGAAGGCTAAAACACTGAAAAGGAAGTTTGTTGATTATGCTGGGAAACCAAATGAGACCAGTCTTCGGGCTTTGAAGAGATTGGCAGGATCCAACATGTCACCAATTCCTTCAGTAGATGACAAAGAAATTCTTTCTAATGAAGACTTTCAACGGATTAAAGAGTTAAAG GCgaagaaagaagcaaagctTGCTTTGTCTCGACAAGGTCTTCTGCGGAAGGGGTCAGACCCAAAGCTATCTGCTCTCAAGCTTCCATCAGCTGAACAACTGAGTTTAAAGCGGGTGGATCCAGCTAAGCTTGAG ATTCatgtaaaaagaaaacttagcaAGGAGGAGAGACTTGCATTAGTTAAAGCCGGAAGGgaagatagagtgaagtacCAGGCCCGAACTGCAACTAAGCAAAATAAG ACGGGTGGACTTAGCAATCGTCAGAAGGAACACAAAAAGGCGATGCCTCTCGCTGCCAAACGAGCAAAGGTTGCTCGTTCTCGCCATgagaagaggaagaagcaaAATAGATCCGGCAAACAGTTCCGGGGAAAGAAAGCCTGGAAGTGA